The Phycisphaerales bacterium AB-hyl4 genome has a window encoding:
- a CDS encoding phytanoyl-CoA dioxygenase family protein, whose protein sequence is MSYRLSDEQKAFYDEHGYLTGLPPVYTEAEIAALRDELPNLTRLLEEGETTKDIREWHETSRYLYDICMNPKILDMVEGVLGPDFYMWASNFFIKEPRSKATVGWHQDSYYWPMEPQHSVTVWLAFNEVNEENAAMKVVPDTHKAGIIKHTRNDKAQTNSILTLELEGGSFDESTAVSLNLKPGQCSLHNDALVHGSGPNTSDRPRIGIAIRYSATECRNDYAINPNFKIYMCRGTDTYQHNKHGEVPTQRFGRPDFKPVSKEEAMG, encoded by the coding sequence ATGAGCTACCGCCTGTCCGATGAGCAGAAGGCCTTCTATGACGAGCATGGCTATCTCACCGGCCTGCCCCCGGTCTATACCGAAGCGGAGATCGCGGCGCTGCGCGACGAACTGCCGAACCTGACCAGGCTGCTCGAAGAAGGTGAAACCACCAAGGACATCCGCGAGTGGCACGAGACCAGCCGATACCTCTATGACATCTGCATGAACCCGAAGATTCTCGACATGGTCGAAGGCGTACTCGGGCCCGACTTCTACATGTGGGCGAGCAATTTCTTCATTAAGGAACCACGCAGCAAGGCCACCGTCGGCTGGCATCAGGACTCGTACTACTGGCCGATGGAACCGCAGCACTCCGTCACCGTCTGGCTCGCCTTCAACGAGGTGAATGAGGAAAACGCCGCGATGAAGGTCGTCCCCGACACGCACAAGGCCGGCATCATCAAGCACACCCGCAACGACAAGGCGCAGACCAACTCCATCCTCACGCTCGAACTCGAAGGCGGCAGCTTTGACGAAAGCACCGCGGTAAGCCTCAACCTCAAGCCCGGCCAGTGCTCACTGCACAACGACGCCCTCGTCCACGGCTCAGGGCCGAACACGTCCGACCGCCCGCGCATCGGCATCGCCATCCGCTACTCCGCCACCGAGTGCCGGAACGACTACGCGATCAACCCCAATTTCAAAATCTACATGTGCCGCGGCACCGACACGTATCAGCACAACAAACACGGCGAAGTGCCCACCCAACGCTTCGGCCGACCCGACTTCAAGCCGGTGAGCAAGGAAGAAGCGATGGGGTAA
- a CDS encoding transglutaminase family protein: MAKFSVGCTLKYQLPDASTFVMNVAAARTAHQQIEQERFEITPAGPVEEHVEPTTGNRYHRFAAESQAVSLHYAAMVTYTPRLADVTTLTVAPPDRLPLWILPYLLPSRYCQSDHLMRLAYREFGGLPPGYQQVRAICEWIYRNVDYLVGMTGPLTSAFDVATSRVGVCRDFAHLGIALCRAVNIPARFVSGYAYQLSPPDFHAMFEVWLGDGWYLFDPTWQVLPQHMLRIGTGRDATDVSFGLIFGAAMMTSMEIHAHALDTDDAVQPIDVAVAAI, translated from the coding sequence GTGGCGAAGTTTTCGGTCGGATGCACGTTGAAATACCAGTTGCCCGACGCGTCCACTTTCGTGATGAACGTGGCCGCGGCGCGGACGGCCCATCAGCAGATCGAGCAGGAGCGGTTTGAGATCACGCCCGCCGGCCCGGTCGAGGAGCATGTCGAGCCGACGACCGGCAACCGCTATCACCGCTTCGCGGCCGAGTCACAAGCGGTCAGCCTGCATTATGCCGCCATGGTGACGTATACGCCACGGCTCGCCGACGTTACGACGCTCACCGTCGCGCCGCCCGATCGGCTGCCGCTGTGGATTCTGCCCTACCTGTTGCCCAGCCGATATTGTCAGTCCGACCACCTGATGCGTCTGGCCTATCGCGAGTTTGGCGGCCTGCCGCCGGGCTATCAACAGGTGCGGGCGATCTGCGAGTGGATCTACCGAAACGTCGACTACCTGGTCGGCATGACCGGGCCGCTCACCTCCGCCTTCGACGTCGCCACGTCGCGCGTGGGCGTCTGCCGCGACTTCGCCCACCTCGGGATCGCGCTTTGCCGGGCGGTCAACATCCCGGCTCGCTTTGTCAGCGGATATGCCTACCAGTTGTCGCCCCCCGATTTTCACGCCATGTTCGAAGTCTGGCTGGGCGACGGCTGGTACCTGTTCGACCCGACGTGGCAGGTGTTGCCCCAGCACATGCTGCGCATCGGCACGGGACGGGACGCGACCGACGTTTCCTTCGGGCTGATTTTCGGTGCCGCGATGATGACGAGTATGGAGATCCATGCCCACGCGCTGGATACGGATGACGCCGTGCAACCTATCGACGTCGCAGTGGCGGCGATCTGA
- a CDS encoding cytidylyltransferase domain-containing protein produces MANIAIITAKGGNQSIGNKNVIPVMGVPIILYPMRAAKLAASIDAVYISTEDPLIKSLAAKEGIEVIDRPAELSGPESMHKDVILHAVREVEKRRDDVENVVVLLGNTVHVTPGLIDQSIGVVSSGEGDSCVSVWKAQDDHPLRALKVDEQGYVKSYLGIDAGSNRQAYPPAYFYDQGVWAFQKECAYAQKGPSPWVWLGEKCRTIERPWVTGRDVHSWIDISASVWYLSAIQVNDYIGYSDL; encoded by the coding sequence GTGGCAAATATTGCAATCATTACGGCCAAAGGAGGCAATCAATCTATTGGGAACAAGAACGTCATCCCCGTGATGGGGGTCCCGATTATTCTGTATCCCATGCGAGCAGCGAAACTGGCGGCGAGTATTGACGCTGTCTATATCTCGACTGAAGATCCATTGATCAAGTCGCTGGCCGCCAAGGAAGGCATTGAGGTGATCGATCGGCCGGCTGAGCTCAGTGGTCCGGAGAGCATGCACAAGGACGTCATTCTTCATGCCGTCCGCGAGGTTGAGAAGCGACGGGATGATGTGGAAAACGTGGTCGTCCTGCTCGGCAACACCGTTCACGTGACGCCGGGTTTAATCGATCAGTCGATCGGGGTCGTGTCGTCAGGCGAAGGCGACTCTTGTGTCAGCGTCTGGAAAGCTCAGGACGACCATCCGCTTCGGGCCTTGAAAGTTGATGAGCAAGGGTACGTCAAGTCTTATCTCGGCATCGACGCTGGCTCCAACCGGCAGGCCTACCCGCCAGCATACTTTTATGACCAGGGCGTATGGGCATTTCAGAAGGAGTGCGCTTATGCTCAAAAGGGGCCGAGCCCATGGGTTTGGCTGGGTGAAAAGTGCCGGACCATTGAACGCCCATGGGTAACGGGTCGCGACGTCCATTCCTGGATCGATATATCCGCCAGCGTCTGGTACCTCTCTGCGATTCAGGTCAATGACTATATTGGCTATTCCGATTTATAA
- a CDS encoding glycosyltransferase family 2 protein, whose amino-acid sequence MDYEIVIATRNRTSALELSLPLMLRQQRLPKGIFIVDSSDDHKATAEVVDRICTDSPVPVTLEQAPRGLTLQRNIGLSRVNSPVVMFPDDDALWSPDVADRMMNVYERDKDERISAVCAAPAAVPPAGVLSGSAAGGYRMSFGARVRQWVAHPRTALERRLCADPFVVHGRSMWNARDLPDWFAEDDVVPVEYMTGYRMSFRTSVAKQVGFDEHLADYALNEDVDASFGAWRHGIVAGARQARVYHYQAPGKRASGRQLGVMEVLNRAYVVCKHAPLDAPARRTLKRFSRYKLLGYLGGVRSTFGRERVIGVRIAIAQLPKLLAASADELPQAYRTAWAACLGSQAAPTCPESRRAALTPTSQN is encoded by the coding sequence ATGGACTATGAAATTGTCATTGCCACGCGAAACCGCACATCGGCGCTCGAACTGTCACTGCCTTTGATGTTGCGGCAGCAACGCCTGCCCAAGGGCATCTTCATCGTGGATTCGTCAGACGACCACAAGGCCACCGCCGAGGTGGTCGACCGGATCTGCACTGACTCGCCGGTGCCGGTGACGCTCGAACAAGCCCCGCGTGGGCTGACACTGCAGCGGAACATCGGCCTCAGCCGTGTCAATTCGCCGGTGGTGATGTTTCCGGACGATGACGCGCTGTGGTCGCCGGATGTCGCAGACCGGATGATGAATGTTTACGAGCGAGACAAGGACGAGCGCATCAGCGCCGTATGCGCGGCGCCCGCGGCCGTGCCGCCAGCCGGCGTGCTCAGTGGATCGGCCGCGGGGGGTTATCGGATGAGCTTCGGCGCCCGGGTGCGGCAATGGGTGGCGCATCCGCGGACGGCGTTGGAGCGTCGGCTTTGTGCTGATCCGTTCGTCGTTCACGGCCGATCGATGTGGAACGCACGCGATCTGCCGGACTGGTTTGCAGAAGATGACGTCGTGCCGGTGGAGTACATGACCGGTTACCGGATGAGCTTCCGGACATCGGTGGCCAAACAAGTTGGCTTTGACGAGCATCTGGCCGACTACGCATTGAACGAGGACGTCGACGCTTCGTTTGGAGCCTGGCGGCACGGCATTGTGGCGGGCGCACGGCAGGCTCGTGTGTATCACTACCAGGCTCCGGGCAAGCGGGCCTCGGGCCGCCAGCTTGGTGTCATGGAAGTGCTCAACCGCGCATATGTGGTTTGCAAGCACGCACCGCTCGATGCCCCGGCGCGGCGCACCCTGAAGCGTTTCTCGCGATACAAGCTGCTGGGTTATCTCGGCGGCGTGCGAAGCACCTTCGGCCGGGAACGGGTGATCGGCGTCCGGATCGCGATTGCCCAGTTGCCAAAACTGCTTGCCGCGTCCGCTGACGAACTGCCCCAGGCGTATCGCACCGCATGGGCGGCATGCCTGGGATCGCAGGCGGCACCCACTTGCCCCGAATCGCGCCGAGCGGCCTTGACGCCAACTTCGCAGAACTGA
- the rpmF gene encoding 50S ribosomal protein L32: MVPVQRKSRSQSRQGRSHLGLRGTQAVRCPNCGSPKRPHVACRECGYVRPGLKLDFDKED, translated from the coding sequence ATGGTTCCCGTTCAACGAAAATCGCGGTCGCAGTCGCGACAGGGCCGCTCGCACCTGGGGCTTCGCGGCACGCAGGCGGTTCGGTGCCCGAACTGCGGCTCGCCGAAGCGGCCCCACGTGGCGTGCCGTGAGTGTGGGTACGTCCGCCCGGGCCTGAAGCTTGATTTTGACAAGGAAGACTAG
- the plsX gene encoding phosphate acyltransferase PlsX, which translates to MRIAIDVMGGDHSPDAILAGSLDALELLSSDDRLVLIGDETIIREEMAERRLQDEPRVEVVGTSQVIEMAEPPVNALREKPDSSITRMAEAGGKRAGDKRCDVVISAGNTGACVAAAGKYLRRLPGVNRPGIAVTMPTFFGPVVICDVGANPEPRPHHLHQYAQMSAIYAQKLIELDTPRVALMSIGGEEGKGNALVRETHKLLKDDTSLNYVGYAEGRDIFDGKADVIVTEGFTGNVVLKLAEGLAAGLFRTIAHEIFEEDPDLAMKFEPIVKKIYKKHDYHEYGGAPLLGANGIMLICHGSSEARTITAAIRAGMKYAKLGINDAIVDAVSANEPASEEVA; encoded by the coding sequence GTGCGTATCGCCATCGATGTGATGGGTGGGGATCACTCGCCTGATGCGATCCTGGCTGGGAGCCTGGATGCGCTGGAGCTGTTGTCCAGCGACGATCGGCTGGTGCTGATCGGCGACGAGACGATCATCCGCGAGGAGATGGCGGAGCGTCGCTTGCAGGACGAGCCGCGCGTGGAGGTGGTCGGGACGTCTCAGGTTATTGAGATGGCCGAGCCGCCTGTCAATGCGCTGCGCGAGAAGCCGGACAGCTCGATCACCCGCATGGCCGAGGCCGGCGGAAAGCGGGCGGGCGACAAGCGATGCGATGTGGTGATCAGCGCCGGCAACACCGGCGCGTGCGTGGCGGCGGCGGGCAAGTACCTGCGTCGGCTGCCGGGGGTGAATCGGCCGGGCATCGCGGTGACGATGCCGACGTTCTTCGGCCCGGTGGTGATCTGCGACGTCGGGGCCAACCCCGAGCCGCGGCCGCACCACCTGCACCAGTACGCCCAGATGTCGGCGATCTACGCTCAAAAACTCATCGAGCTGGACACCCCGCGGGTGGCGCTCATGTCCATCGGCGGCGAGGAAGGCAAGGGCAACGCGCTGGTACGCGAAACCCATAAGCTGCTGAAAGACGACACGAGCCTGAACTACGTCGGCTACGCCGAGGGCCGGGACATCTTCGACGGCAAGGCGGACGTGATCGTCACCGAAGGGTTCACGGGCAACGTCGTGCTCAAGCTGGCGGAGGGGCTCGCGGCGGGGTTGTTCCGGACGATCGCTCACGAGATCTTCGAGGAAGATCCGGACCTGGCGATGAAGTTCGAGCCAATCGTCAAGAAGATTTACAAGAAACACGACTATCACGAGTATGGCGGAGCCCCCCTGCTGGGCGCGAACGGCATCATGCTCATCTGTCACGGCTCAAGCGAGGCGCGGACGATCACCGCTGCTATACGAGCCGGCATGAAGTATGCCAAGCTGGGCATTAACGATGCGATCGTGGACGCCGTCTCGGCCAATGAGCCTGCCTCTGAGGAAGTTGCATGA
- a CDS encoding beta-ketoacyl-ACP synthase III, which produces MTRRHTPPPAGVRLAGTGMAVPTRRLTNHDLAKIVDTNDEWITQRTGIKSRARVSEGEKTSDLAAQAVQQALENAGMTPDELDLLICATMTPDMICPATAAQVVAKLGAVPCGAFDLNIACTGLVAAINTANNFIASGACENVAVVGAEVLSSVVNWDDRRTCVLFGDGAGAAVLTASDDSTQGCLYQRLSSDGNRGNSLYVPRTEKDIPPGEEEAYSGKLNTLQMNGKAVYKFAVTTLADCVAEALDATGLTAADIKMVIPHQSNIRMLQSAWKRLGFDQDKVYINIDRFGNTSAASVGICLHELMDQGRLDPGDHVIFVAQGGGLSWGTSLWRL; this is translated from the coding sequence ATGACACGTCGGCACACCCCGCCTCCCGCGGGCGTCCGTCTGGCCGGCACGGGGATGGCCGTCCCGACGCGGCGTCTGACCAATCATGACCTGGCCAAGATCGTCGACACGAACGACGAGTGGATCACCCAGCGTACGGGCATCAAAAGCCGGGCCCGCGTCAGTGAAGGCGAGAAGACCAGCGACCTCGCAGCCCAAGCGGTGCAGCAGGCGCTGGAAAACGCGGGCATGACGCCCGACGAGCTCGACCTGCTGATCTGCGCCACCATGACGCCGGACATGATCTGCCCAGCCACAGCCGCGCAGGTGGTCGCCAAGCTCGGGGCGGTCCCTTGCGGCGCGTTCGACCTGAACATCGCATGCACCGGCCTGGTAGCGGCGATCAACACCGCCAACAACTTCATCGCCAGCGGCGCGTGTGAGAACGTCGCCGTCGTCGGCGCGGAAGTGCTTTCCAGCGTCGTGAACTGGGACGATCGGCGGACGTGCGTGCTCTTCGGCGACGGCGCGGGCGCCGCGGTGCTCACCGCCTCGGACGACTCGACGCAGGGCTGCCTTTACCAGCGACTGTCGTCGGACGGCAACCGCGGCAACAGCCTGTACGTGCCGCGCACTGAAAAAGACATTCCGCCCGGCGAAGAGGAAGCGTACTCGGGCAAGCTCAACACGCTTCAGATGAACGGCAAGGCGGTGTACAAGTTTGCCGTGACCACCCTGGCCGACTGCGTCGCGGAGGCGCTGGACGCGACCGGGCTGACGGCCGCGGACATCAAGATGGTGATCCCCCACCAGTCGAACATTCGCATGCTGCAAAGTGCGTGGAAACGGCTGGGCTTCGATCAGGACAAGGTGTACATCAACATCGACCGCTTTGGCAACACCTCCGCGGCGAGCGTGGGCATCTGCCTGCACGAGTTGATGGATCAAGGCCGACTCGACCCCGGCGATCACGTGATCTTCGTCGCCCAAGGCGGCGGACTTTCGTGGGGGACGAGTTTGTGGCGGCTTTGA
- a CDS encoding four helix bundle protein, whose product MDRDQMKGRTLAFGVRIVRLVSSLPSGRIGDVVGRQVLKSGTSIGANYREALRASSRKQFVSILEIAEREADETLYWLELIHAAQIMTADRLADLQQECRELLAILTATLRSTKRRQLPTSEIRNPKSEI is encoded by the coding sequence ATGGATCGCGATCAGATGAAAGGCCGTACGCTGGCGTTTGGCGTGAGAATCGTGCGGCTGGTCTCGTCGCTTCCATCGGGACGCATTGGAGACGTGGTCGGCCGACAGGTGTTGAAGTCGGGGACATCGATCGGAGCGAACTACCGGGAGGCGTTGCGGGCCTCGTCTCGCAAGCAATTTGTTTCGATACTGGAGATTGCGGAGCGTGAAGCGGATGAAACGCTGTACTGGCTCGAACTGATCCACGCGGCCCAGATTATGACGGCCGACCGTTTGGCAGATTTGCAGCAGGAGTGCCGCGAGTTGCTTGCGATTTTGACCGCAACGCTCCGGAGCACGAAACGCCGACAACTCCCAACATCCGAAATTCGAAAT